Genomic segment of Xiphias gladius isolate SHS-SW01 ecotype Sanya breed wild chromosome 16, ASM1685928v1, whole genome shotgun sequence:
GGTGGGAATGCTGGCCTGGGTTCTCCTCTTCCTTGCCCTCCTCTCTTACTTCCTGGATGCTCGTGTGGATGAGCCCCTGACCTCTGCTGGCTCTTTACTCTCCCAGCACCCTGACACCCGTCGCTTGGCCTCCATACAGGCCTCCCATCACCAGCACGCCATCATGGGCTCTCGGCCTGAACTGACTTTGACATTAACTACAACCTACCCCGGAGACGAGCCAGAGCCGGAGCCTTCCGCTAGCTCCACGACCGCAGAGTCCAGCCTGGAGGTGAGCCACAGCCCAAACAGCGCCCCCTATGCCATCTATGGTAGCCAGGAAGCCAGCCGCCAGGATTACCTGGACCCCCAGAGCCTGGCTGCCTGGTCCTCCTTTGGTACAGAGAACGTGGGCTCTCACTCAGACCCTGCAGTCCAGAGTCGTGAGAGAACATCTCAGACAACCGAGTATCAGAACCATGTCAGCACCAAACACCACCAccctggggaggaggaggaagaagatgacaGGGAAAATGAAGACGAAGAGCTGGAAAACAGAGTGAGGACTACAGCAGACAGGAGGGCAGGTGGTGACTCCTCTGATCTGGAGGAATATTACTTCTCCAAGTCAGCCTCTGTGGTGCAGCGGCTGTGGCGGGGCCGTGTGTCTGCCGGCATGCTGAGTCCTCGACTGCAGCGCGCCATGAAAGACTACGTGAGCGCCAACAAACACCATGTTTCCTACGCAGGGCGTCGCAGGGCTGCCCAGAATTCCAAGGAGCTGCTGTGTCAAATGAAAGCCCAGGCCCGGCTCAGGACAGTGGACGGCTCGGAGCAGCCCTTCTCCTCACTCGGCTGGGCTCGTCTTGTGCCGTCCCTTCCTCTGGAACACCTGTACAAGCAGCAGGACCAGAGTCGCTTTAAGAGCTGTGCGGTGGTCACCTCGGCTGGTGCCATCCTGCGCTCAGGACTGGGCAAAGAGATCGGtgagtagagagagagattttgagTAAGGACAACAATTTCTGCTCTTCAGAGAGTCAGCAGTTGAGTAAGACTGGGTACCAACCACCAGACCATGTCTTATTTAGTTCATAAATTTCATGTTTAttgacaacatttaacatttgagaagtcTGGCTTCTTTtgatgaatggaaaaaaacaggctttgaaaaagattt
This window contains:
- the LOC120801293 gene encoding beta-galactoside alpha-2,6-sialyltransferase 2-like, which gives rise to MKSNMRQWRRLVLVGMLAWVLLFLALLSYFLDARVDEPLTSAGSLLSQHPDTRRLASIQASHHQHAIMGSRPELTLTLTTTYPGDEPEPEPSASSTTAESSLEVSHSPNSAPYAIYGSQEASRQDYLDPQSLAAWSSFGTENVGSHSDPAVQSRERTSQTTEYQNHVSTKHHHPGEEEEEDDRENEDEELENRVRTTADRRAGGDSSDLEEYYFSKSASVVQRLWRGRVSAGMLSPRLQRAMKDYVSANKHHVSYAGRRRAAQNSKELLCQMKAQARLRTVDGSEQPFSSLGWARLVPSLPLEHLYKQQDQSRFKSCAVVTSAGAILRSGLGKEIDTHDAVLRFNAAPTEGYVRDVGSKTTIRIINSQILANPKHRFNASSIYKNVTLVAWDPAPYTVNLQKWYGSPDYNLFGPYVEHRKLHPGQPFYILHPSYVWQLWDVIQGNTQENIQPNPPSSGFIGILLMMALCEQVHVYEYIPSMRQTDLCHYHERYYDAACTLGAYHPLLYEKSLIQRINTGPERDLRRKGRVTLPGFSTVNCDI